A region of Lycium barbarum isolate Lr01 chromosome 1, ASM1917538v2, whole genome shotgun sequence DNA encodes the following proteins:
- the LOC132644576 gene encoding uncharacterized protein LOC132644576 — MQLVAVQHLRILGLEHMPYPGLAAEMVRISEDGIRQAGEIRRMVEPVPEAEYQAAPGAPRGGGRAGKGRRAAGGRGAAARGPGGGGLVDEADEADPIPEGVHGLVHPQPFQAGGSSPGDSPTFTPALLLAEIPGSSSQPSQNAYMEERDNVDWAALRASLADERPVRNLERARILDFDEFFIPVSI, encoded by the coding sequence atgcagctggtggccgtacaacatttacgcatcttggggttagagcatatgccttaccctgggcttgccgcggagatggttaggatttccgaggatggtatccgccaggcaggcgagattaggcgcatggtGGAGCCTGTTccagaggctgagtatcaggcagcaccgggtgctcccagaggaggaggccgtgctggcaaaggacgccgtgctgccggaggacgcggcgctgctgctagaggacctggtggtggaggactggtagatgaggcggatgaggccgatcccattccagagggcgttcacggtctagtccatccgcagcccttccaggccggtggcagctcacctggggactcacctacgtttacgccggcgctcttacttgctgagatacccgggtcttcatcacagccgagccagaatgcatacatggaggagcgtgataacgttgattgggcggcgttacgcgcttcattagctgatgagcggcctgtgaggaatttagagagagcccggattcttgacttcgatgagttttttatcccggttagtatttaa